AACAATGTTTTGTAGCAACGAGAACAAATCCACCGCTAAAAGCTATACATATCAATGTGCCAGAATTGAGTTTGTTGTAAAACTACCCACCGTTAAAGGGACAACCTTAGTGATTTTTCACTGAACCTTCCAGTGCCTGATTTTCCGCCATCCACTTTAATTTCAGATCCGTGTTTTAATCGTGCTGGCTTTGGCCACCAGCGTTTTTGCTGGCTTTGTCGGCACTGCTGGCTACACGTACGGCCTTGGCGTAGCTGCTGCCCCAGCTATAACTACTTACCACGCCGCTCCAGCTGTCACAACCGTTGCTCGTGCTCCAGTTGCCACCGCGCTTGCCACTCCTGCCATCGCGAGCTACGCAGCTGCTCCAGTGATTGCCACTGCTCCCGCTGTGTCGAAGGTTGCGACAACCTACCACGCCCCAGCTATTTCTGCCGTTGCTCATGCGCCAGTCGCCACCTACGCAGCTGCCCCTGCTGTAGCTTCCGTCCACGCCGCACCAGCTGTGGCCACCACCACCGTCCATCACGCTCCAGTTGCTACGGTTGCCCACGCCGCATACCACGCTGCCCCAGTATACGGATACGGTGTCGGCACGTTAGGCTACGGTGTTGGCTACTACGGCTTCGGTCATGGTCTTCTCGGCTATGGCCTTGGCACTCCGTTCCACTATGGTGCTCTTCTTCACAAGAAGTGTAAGGGAAACTTTCTTTGGCGTTTGCTCGCACTTTGTTTTTACGGAAACATTTTTTTCAGACGACAGTAATTAAAGCTGTTCATAGCTCACAGATATACTTTCCGTTTATCTTTTTACAGAAACTCTTCATCGGGTACAAGAGGTTTCCTGAAGCATGCCACATGTGAGGAATAAGATTGTCCTCGTTTGCTTCTGGGAAAACAAATGACTGTCACATTGACCGCAATAAAATTACTCGGTACGGATTATTTGAATTATGGTTTTTCTATCGATACGTACTTACGCGGTCGCAAACACACTGAGGATCACAACACAACTCCACGGTGACGATTAGAAACAGCATTTTATTCCGTGCCATGAAAACTGTCGGACCATGAAGCTCTATCTACTTTCGtcaagagagagagtgagaaagcaaaggccgggaggttaaccagatattggcatctggtttgctacctagcgctgggggcggggaagtaagggcaagaaagaggggttagatagagaaaaaaaaaactcaacaaattagatgatcaaccactgtcggagcagggaattctgcagtatcgtcaggatgcgacttcacagaagagggccctgaaagcgctactacactttttgcgattgaccggccttactgaacggttgtagcttgGACTTTCGTCAAACAATACATATTCCTACTGAGACCCGTTGAAGCTTTCGCTAAGAATTGgtttgccatttttttattcCTATGGTTATGTCATGGAGGCACAGCGCGATGATATGCTCAAGTGCAGGCACGTTGCAACACTATCTTGGATTTCCAATGTGGCCATGGCCGATTCCACCCACCCACTTGTCCAGTACGGACTCTACACCTTGTCTCAGTTGGAGAAGAATAGGGCTTGCGAAAGTTTCTGCTCTGCGTGAAATTCATTGCCACACTGGTAGCGTTCCAGTGCGGCCACAACCTGCGTAATGCTGTGGCGATAGTTGACAATGCAGCATGGCGTAGGTCACACCCACAGAGAATTATACAAAACGAGTGCCTAGGCAGCCACTTCGCAAGAAATTCGCTTGGTACGGAGTCTACAACGCAGACGCGTGGTCTAGCTGAATCCTGGACAGATCTCTTCTTTCCGGAAGCGTCTTTTTTATGGTTATCCCGTTACTTTTGCAGCCCCACACCTTCTCGGTGGTCGATCACGTGACCTCCTTCTTTTCTCTCGCTAACGGGACCGTCAGCACACCTAGCATCGCTAGGTGGTATAACATTCATACCTTTATGGTTCCAATAATCTCACCTTGTCTCAGGACACACTTGACTTCGGTTCGTGAGGGCTTGGGTTGCAAGCGTGCCTCACCAAGGCAACTTTTATTGCGCAGCTGTTTGGCACCCACCAGGCGTTTGGCGACGTTCCCGTTGTCGGTGTAACTGAGAGAGTGAACTACGACAAAACAAAGCGAGAAACTGCGCCAAGGAGTCTTCTTCTGTGAGAGCCAGCGAGCAGCTATATTTGCTTCTGCAATGGCTTGTGGCTGCCCGAGCCTTTTATGACAGTGCAACGCATGTCTCTCGTGCAGAGGCAAGAGAAAAAGTGGGTTAACCTGTGAGGCTTGCAAGAACAAGCCGTCGATTGGTCGAAGggatactgtgtgtgtgtgtaaatctCTACCAGAATCCTAAAAGACTTTCATAATGGGACAGATCATTCACGTCAGCCAACAGTGCCTGAAGTTCGTGACACCAGGTTGACGTAGGTGACCTTCATAAGCTCGAAAGATGGAGGCACACACACTCTAAGTCTCCTCCGGTTCACCACGTTACGTTGACACGAAAACCGAGCATTCATTTTTCTCGCTCATTCCACGCGACGTCGCactgacgcatgcgcatttgctCAACTCATTCTAATAAGAAAATACCCTAACAGCTGCGCTCACACATCCCATTAGGCAGTATCGAGAGTGTCGCTGAATTTTTCGTTTTATATTTTTCATTACTCACGCTCTCTTCAGCCACACCTCGTTTCTACGGCCAGTTCCGGGAGTTTTACTATGTGCCACCCATTGCGACTGACAACGGCACCGACACAGGAACAAATATACGAGACGTATGAAGGCTGACTAGAATGGATCCAGTCTGCCGACCTGCAGCATGAGCTAGTGGGGAGAAGAAtaaagtgaaagagagagagagagagagaaggtgaGACGCATTtcaaaacatacatacatacatacatacatacatacatacatacatacatacatacatacatacatacatacatacatacatacatacatacatacatacatacatacatacatacatacatacatacatacatacatacatacatacatacatacattctcttaggtaccaagcctgccgttgctcccaccctagctaacgctctcgctcaagggactccatctgatgtgtctgaaaatttaaaatctctgtatcttCCGCCCCCCCTCACACATTCCTACCCAaattactgtggcgaagctaacccagacctggaccgcccattcacgctcagggaactggaagctgccttagccactctatctacccgctcggcacccggtgaggatgagataacatatactacattacgtaatctccccgacaacgcgaaggaatttctattacacacattcaacgaagcatggaacagcggctgtcttccaagctcttggacatcatccctaatttgcatgat
The sequence above is drawn from the Rhipicephalus microplus isolate Deutch F79 chromosome 3, USDA_Rmic, whole genome shotgun sequence genome and encodes:
- the LOC119172665 gene encoding uncharacterized protein LOC119172665; the protein is MIRVLIVLALATSVFAGFVGTAGYTYGLGVAAAPAITTYHAAPAVTTVARAPVATALATPAIASYAAAPVIATAPAVSKVATTYHAPAISAVAHAPVATYAAAPAVASVHAAPAVATTTVHHAPVATVAHAAYHAAPVYGYGVGTLGYGVGYYGFGHGLLGYGLGTPFHYGALLHKK